One Haladaptatus sp. R4 DNA window includes the following coding sequences:
- a CDS encoding DUF58 domain-containing protein — protein sequence MSWIRRPTLVLGLASSLVGILLITSPTLANIGTLTGVARAAPFVIIGLGAVILAGYLLIRDNSATDTGNGQQVVHGASLQPENRPRYERPGTSFARRLAGIDWSDRRMDDPESRLALRAELREIAISVLSRTETWTRTEIETRLDDGSWTDDSRAAAFFEDDVVPRLSLRQRLRSLRSTEPPFARRARHAIADLASRFGGTSVSPELFDATKRSLDETPITTTREYWSSIAGENSQVSRPGRTRGVTAAALVAGGLGIFTVRPGLLLLALFGITIAGYTRIATPPSKEVEITRTISDPEPDVGDDVTVTVSIRNTGNSTLADLRLIDGVPVGLTVTDGSPRFTTALRPGKRATFTYSVTAVSGIHTFDPSLVIMRDVTGVQKRELLVESTANEINCLVNESPESEVSLPRETTVHSGQARATVSGSGVEFHSVREYRSGDSLSRIDWKRMAKTGELRTVDFRESRLTKVMVVIDARTEAYLAPLGASDEPIVQQSVTAGRYITTQLLSESIPVGVTALSPESCWLSPGAGASQRSRIHRTLAEETAFAWDTPNEELDVTAAIQEFHQRIRSDIQVILISPMCDDEAKHAARRLDAFGYAVTVVSPNPTIGEPSADCADGFASLTRRFRLGDLRSAGIPVVDWNVSEPIEEVFRYAP from the coding sequence ATGAGCTGGATTCGTCGTCCAACCCTCGTCCTCGGTCTCGCATCGAGTCTCGTGGGTATCCTGCTGATTACATCGCCGACACTGGCAAATATCGGTACCCTCACGGGTGTCGCTCGGGCCGCACCATTCGTCATCATCGGCCTCGGGGCGGTCATTCTCGCAGGATACTTGCTTATCAGAGATAACTCGGCGACCGACACGGGAAACGGTCAGCAAGTCGTACATGGAGCATCTCTGCAACCGGAGAATCGTCCTCGGTACGAACGTCCCGGAACATCGTTCGCACGGCGTCTTGCGGGGATTGACTGGAGCGACCGACGCATGGACGACCCCGAAAGCCGCCTCGCTCTCCGCGCTGAGTTACGGGAGATTGCGATCTCCGTACTGTCACGGACGGAAACGTGGACACGAACGGAGATAGAGACGCGACTCGACGACGGGAGCTGGACGGACGATTCTCGGGCAGCGGCTTTCTTCGAAGACGATGTCGTTCCAAGGTTGTCGTTGCGCCAGCGGCTTCGCTCGCTACGGAGCACCGAACCACCGTTTGCACGACGGGCACGGCATGCGATCGCCGACCTTGCGAGTCGATTCGGTGGGACATCCGTTTCGCCCGAACTGTTCGACGCGACAAAACGTTCGCTTGACGAGACACCAATCACGACGACACGGGAGTACTGGTCGTCGATCGCCGGTGAGAACTCACAAGTGTCCCGACCGGGACGGACGCGCGGTGTGACTGCAGCAGCACTCGTTGCCGGAGGGCTCGGCATCTTCACAGTCCGTCCGGGACTCCTCCTCCTCGCCTTGTTCGGTATCACTATTGCCGGGTACACACGTATCGCTACCCCACCGTCGAAGGAGGTCGAAATAACGCGAACCATCAGCGACCCGGAACCCGACGTGGGAGACGATGTCACTGTCACCGTCTCGATCAGAAACACTGGTAACAGCACGCTCGCGGATCTCCGGTTGATCGACGGCGTGCCCGTCGGACTCACCGTCACCGACGGTTCGCCTCGATTCACCACCGCACTTCGTCCGGGAAAGAGAGCCACGTTCACGTACTCGGTAACCGCTGTGTCTGGAATTCATACGTTCGACCCATCGCTCGTCATCATGCGGGACGTAACCGGTGTGCAGAAGCGAGAGCTACTCGTCGAGAGCACGGCAAACGAAATCAACTGTCTCGTAAACGAATCGCCCGAATCAGAAGTGAGTCTCCCACGGGAGACGACGGTTCATTCGGGGCAAGCACGAGCGACTGTCAGTGGTTCCGGTGTCGAGTTCCATTCGGTTCGAGAGTATCGTTCCGGGGATTCGCTGTCACGTATCGATTGGAAACGGATGGCAAAGACCGGCGAGTTGCGGACGGTCGATTTCCGGGAGTCGCGACTCACAAAAGTGATGGTCGTTATCGATGCTCGAACAGAAGCGTATCTAGCACCGCTCGGTGCATCCGATGAACCGATCGTCCAACAGAGCGTTACTGCGGGACGATACATCACGACCCAATTGCTGTCGGAGAGTATCCCGGTTGGCGTTACAGCACTGTCACCGGAGTCGTGCTGGTTGTCCCCGGGTGCCGGTGCATCACAGCGAAGTCGCATTCATCGTACTCTCGCCGAGGAGACGGCGTTCGCGTGGGACACCCCGAACGAGGAACTCGACGTGACTGCGGCGATTCAGGAGTTTCACCAGCGGATTCGTTCGGATATCCAGGTGATACTCATTTCACCGATGTGTGATGACGAAGCGAAACACGCTGCACGACGACTCGATGCGTTCGGGTACGCCGTCACTGTCGTCAGCCCGAACCCGACGATAGGAGAACCTTCGGCCGACTGTGCGGACGGCTTCGCATCTCTCACGCGGCGTTTCCGACTCGGGGATCTTCGAAGTGCCGGTATCCCTGTGGTTGATTGGAACGTCTCCGAGCCGATTGAGGAGGTGTTTCGATATGCACCGTAG
- a CDS encoding DUF4129 domain-containing protein produces the protein MNRSHVAPLLIAVFALAILGMAASTLQSAHPVSNQQKTTVETPGESHTGGQASQSQSQSGKRQGTHSLMPNLNVKNGLNSGQIRSGSTLTRLALGIGLLLFGALLVIWRLTTDDERGEIVDGEKTDGVVTEPKSSTSSMRVNDLPLTNNVYRAWRTMVRSLAPPRENQETPAELERRAIRAKLPEMPVHELTELFRSVRYGGKFPNDSRERRAQKALDEIRQSENMNDADSTTATSEK, from the coding sequence ATGAACCGATCCCACGTCGCTCCCCTCCTCATCGCGGTGTTCGCGTTAGCGATTCTCGGGATGGCCGCTAGCACGCTGCAATCCGCACATCCAGTTAGCAACCAGCAGAAAACGACTGTCGAGACTCCGGGAGAGTCCCACACCGGAGGGCAGGCAAGCCAGAGTCAATCACAGTCCGGAAAACGACAAGGGACCCACTCCCTCATGCCGAATCTAAACGTTAAGAATGGCCTGAATAGCGGTCAGATACGATCCGGTAGCACGCTCACTCGACTTGCACTCGGAATCGGTCTGCTACTCTTCGGTGCGCTACTCGTCATTTGGCGTCTCACCACTGATGATGAACGTGGAGAAATAGTCGACGGGGAAAAAACTGACGGAGTAGTTACCGAGCCAAAGTCGTCCACTTCCTCGATGAGAGTCAACGATCTCCCACTGACCAACAACGTGTATCGAGCGTGGCGAACCATGGTCCGGTCCCTCGCCCCACCTCGGGAAAACCAAGAGACTCCCGCAGAGCTCGAACGACGGGCGATTAGAGCAAAGCTCCCGGAGATGCCGGTACACGAATTGACCGAGTTGTTCCGTTCGGTTCGATATGGCGGGAAGTTCCCGAACGACTCCCGAGAACGGCGTGCACAAAAAGCGCTCGACGAGATTCGACAGTCCGAGAACATGAACGACGCAGATTCCACTACAGCCACGTCCGAGAAATGA